The Xenopus tropicalis strain Nigerian chromosome 7, UCB_Xtro_10.0, whole genome shotgun sequence genome includes a region encoding these proteins:
- the LOC101730864 gene encoding fish-egg lectin, whose translation MLLSLCLFLLGASTAKGHTCTDVPGKLQQLDAGAGEVYGITTSGSIYKWQRNMWAQLPGEMTHVSVGPAGVWATNKGNLVFKLQDNNWMRVSGLLKQVDAGGKKYVAGVNPTGVVYCLNQYDTISRSPYVQFTPIPGRLVYYSCGGLGCWGVNNVSQVYFRYGVKPTACDGSQWWRVEGSLVMLEVGTDGSVFGLSSDGNVYKREGITYTNPTGTSWVNLNFRHQVKHLSYDAGALWLLNLEGDIIRCEIPGTGLSHLI comes from the exons GGCACACATGTACAGACGTTCCTGGCAAGCTGCAGCAGTTGGACGCTGGTGCTGGTGAGGTTTATGGTATCACAACGAGTGGAAGTATTTACAAGTGGCAAAGGAACATGTGGGCCCAGCTTCCCGGAGAAATGACTCACGTGAGTGTGGGGCCAGCTGGAGTATGGGCAACCAACAAAGGCAATTTGGTTTTCAAACTTCAGGATAACAACTGGATGAGAGTATCAG GACTCCTGAAGCAAGTAGATGCTGGGGGTAAGAAATATGTGGCTGGAGTGAACCCAACAGGAGTTGTTTACTGCCTCAACCAATATGACACCATTTCCAGATCACCATATGTACAGTTCACCCCAATACCAGGGAGACTTGTGTATTACAGCTGTGGGGGCTTGGGATGCTGGGGTGTAAACAATGTTTCACAAGTCTACTTCCGCTATGGCGTCAAACCCACGGCATGCGATGGCAGCCAATGGTGGAGGGTGGAAGGCAGTCTTGTTATGCTGGAGGTTGGAACAGACGGATCCGTGTTTGGCTTGAGCTCAGATGGAAATGTGTACAAAAG AGAGGGAATCACCTATACTAACCCAACTGGGACTTCATGGGTGAACCTTAATTTCCGGCACCAAGTGAAGCACCTGAGTTACGATGCCGGAGCCTTGTGGTTACTCAACCTGGAGGGGGACATCATAAGATGTGAAATACCAGGCACAGGGCTCTCACATTTAATATAA